The nucleotide window TAATTCTAAGATTGATGTGTGGCTTGAGGAATTTTGGATGGTTGGAAAGGAGCAGTTATTATGAACCCGGTGCACAATCCGGAAGTGGATGGCAAAAAGAATATATTCCATGAACAGCCGTCAAAATGGGCAGCAACCTGGAGGGAATACAAGAAGTGCAGATATCTGTTTCTGCTGCTTGCTCCGGTAATGATTTGGTACGCGGTCTTTGCATACGGCCCAATGTACGGTATTCAACTGGCTTTCAAAGATTTCAGGATCATGGATGGAATCTGGGGCAGTCCCTGGGTGGGATTCAAGCATTTCGAGTTTTTGTTCTTTCAATCTCCTGACTTCTTAATGATTCTGAAGAATACGATCATCATTAGTTTTTTGCATATTCTGTTTGGATTCCCGGCGCCTATTATACTCGCGCTACTGATCAATGAGATCCGGTCAGGTGCCTTCAAAAGGGTAGCACAGTCGCTGACCTATCTGCCGCATTTTTTCTCCTGGGTCATTCTCTCGGGGATATTGATTACACTGCTGTCTCCATCGTCTGGAGTAGTCAATTATTTGCTCCAGCTTGTGGGATTGGAGTCGGTTTATTTTCTGGGAGATCCGAATCATTTCCGGTCAACTCTGGTCATTTCGGCGATCTGGAAAGAAGTTGGCTGGGGCACGATTATCTATCTGGCCGCACTTGCGGGTGTACAACCCGAGATGTATGAAGCTGCCGTGATGGACGGAGCGAGTCGCTGGAGGCAGACCCTCAGTATTACACTTCCGACAATTATGCCGGTCATCGTACTGATGTTTATTCTGCGCATTGGCAATGTACTGGATGCCGGCTTTGATCAGATTTTGAACCTGTACTCACCTGCGACTTATAGTGTGGCGGATATTCTGGACACCTATGTTTATAGGGTAGGCTTGCAAAATTTTCAGTTCAGCCTGACGACAGCGGTCGGTCTGTTCAAAAATGTGATTGCTTTTGCGCTGGTACTTGCAACGAACTATATGGCTAAAAGGTTTGGACAGCAGGGGCTCTTTTAAACAGAATAACCAGATTGGAGGACAAGGCAGTGAAGCATAGCAGGGGCAGTAATCTTTTTCAGGGTTGTTTGATTACGTTCATGATTATTTTGTGTATTGTCATGCTGTATCCGTTTGTTCATATGCTTGCGATCTCGTTCAGTACACCGGCA belongs to Paenibacillus sp. FSL H8-0079 and includes:
- a CDS encoding ABC transporter permease subunit, yielding MNPVHNPEVDGKKNIFHEQPSKWAATWREYKKCRYLFLLLAPVMIWYAVFAYGPMYGIQLAFKDFRIMDGIWGSPWVGFKHFEFLFFQSPDFLMILKNTIIISFLHILFGFPAPIILALLINEIRSGAFKRVAQSLTYLPHFFSWVILSGILITLLSPSSGVVNYLLQLVGLESVYFLGDPNHFRSTLVISAIWKEVGWGTIIYLAALAGVQPEMYEAAVMDGASRWRQTLSITLPTIMPVIVLMFILRIGNVLDAGFDQILNLYSPATYSVADILDTYVYRVGLQNFQFSLTTAVGLFKNVIAFALVLATNYMAKRFGQQGLF